One segment of Nostoc piscinale CENA21 DNA contains the following:
- the gcvP gene encoding aminomethyl-transferring glycine dehydrogenase, which yields MVYHAPQTQSTLPENTAYSNFIERHIGPNTRDIQQMLEVLGFASLDDLIDRTVPQAIRSQQTLQLPDAQSEYAALAKLKNIAAKNQVCRSYIGMGYYDCITPPVIGRNILENPGWYTAYTPYQPEIAQGRLEALLNFQTMIIDLTGLEIANASLLDEATAAAEAMTLSYGVSKNKAHNYFVSRDCHPQTIDVLQTRAKPLGINIIVGDHQIFDFAEPIFGAVLQYPATDGTIYDYRAFIDKAHTVGALVTVAADPLSLTLLTPPGEFGADIAVGSTQRFGIPLGFGGPHAAYFATKEEYKRQVPGRIVGISKDVNGKPALRLALQTREQHIRREKATSNICTAQVLLAVMAGMYAVYHGPEGLKNIAENIHQLTVILAAGLKRLGYKISSENVFDTLRVELGTHNLETILAGCQGRNINLRIFDDTAVGISLDETTTPEDLIDLWQIFALKDELPFSVEELTHSTTDILPRRQSSYLSHPVFNRYHSETELLRYLHKLETKDLSLTTSMIPLGSCTMKLNATAEMIPVSWEEFSKIHPFAPPSQTRGYQILFQQLEAWLAEITGFAGISLQPNAGSQGEYAGLLVIHEYHASRGEAHRNICLIPTSAHGTNPASAVMCGMKVVPVACDADGNIDVADLKAKAEKHSSELAALMVTYPSTHGVFEEAIQEICAVIHRHGGQVYMDGANMNAQVGLCRPGDIGADVCHLNLHKTFCIPHGGGGPGMGPIGVASHLVPFLPGHTVVLINKPTPHSTGAVAAAPWGSASILVISWMYIAMMGAAGLTQATKVAILNANYIAKRLENYYPVLYKGKNNLVAHECILDLRSLKKSANIDIDDVAKRLMDYGFHAPTVSWPVAGTIMVEPTESESKEELDRFCDALIAIRQEIAAIESGKMDIEDNLLKNAPHTAESLIAGEWTHPYSREQAAYPTPWTREAKFWPSVGRIDAAFGDKNFVCACLPMEAYAQ from the coding sequence GTGGTATATCATGCCCCTCAAACCCAGTCTACCCTTCCTGAAAATACAGCGTACTCTAATTTTATAGAACGACATATAGGCCCCAACACCCGTGACATTCAGCAAATGTTGGAAGTTCTGGGTTTTGCCAGCCTAGACGACCTCATCGATCGCACAGTACCACAAGCCATCCGATCGCAGCAAACGCTACAATTACCCGACGCACAAAGTGAATATGCAGCCCTAGCAAAGTTAAAAAACATTGCTGCTAAAAATCAAGTGTGTCGTTCCTACATCGGTATGGGATATTACGACTGCATTACCCCGCCTGTAATTGGTCGTAATATCTTAGAAAATCCTGGTTGGTACACTGCATACACACCCTATCAACCAGAAATTGCCCAAGGACGGTTAGAAGCACTGCTGAATTTCCAAACCATGATTATTGACTTAACAGGTTTGGAAATTGCCAACGCTTCCTTACTCGATGAAGCCACCGCCGCAGCCGAAGCCATGACTCTGAGTTATGGTGTCAGCAAAAATAAAGCCCATAACTACTTTGTTTCCCGTGACTGTCATCCCCAAACCATTGATGTGTTGCAAACACGGGCAAAACCTCTAGGAATCAATATCATTGTCGGTGACCATCAAATCTTTGATTTTGCTGAACCGATTTTTGGCGCAGTCTTACAATATCCTGCCACCGATGGCACGATTTACGACTATCGCGCCTTCATTGATAAAGCCCATACAGTCGGGGCGTTAGTCACCGTCGCCGCCGACCCCCTCAGCTTAACTTTACTCACCCCACCCGGTGAATTTGGTGCGGATATTGCTGTAGGTAGTACTCAACGCTTTGGTATTCCCTTGGGGTTTGGGGGGCCTCATGCAGCGTATTTCGCCACCAAAGAAGAGTATAAACGCCAAGTTCCAGGACGCATTGTCGGCATATCCAAAGATGTCAACGGTAAGCCTGCATTACGTTTAGCACTGCAAACCCGCGAACAACACATCCGGCGGGAAAAAGCCACCAGTAACATCTGTACCGCCCAGGTACTACTAGCTGTGATGGCGGGTATGTACGCCGTATATCATGGGCCAGAAGGACTGAAGAATATTGCTGAAAATATTCACCAGTTAACTGTAATTTTGGCAGCAGGCTTAAAGCGTCTGGGTTACAAGATTAGTTCGGAAAATGTCTTTGATACACTGCGCGTAGAGTTAGGTACACACAACCTCGAAACTATTCTTGCAGGTTGCCAAGGTAGGAATATCAACTTACGAATTTTTGATGATACTGCTGTTGGTATCTCTTTAGATGAAACAACTACCCCAGAAGATTTAATCGACCTGTGGCAGATTTTCGCGCTTAAAGATGAATTACCGTTCTCTGTAGAAGAATTAACGCATTCCACTACTGATATTCTGCCACGCCGTCAAAGCAGCTACCTCAGCCATCCCGTATTTAACCGCTATCACTCCGAAACAGAGTTGTTGCGTTATCTGCACAAACTAGAAACCAAGGATTTATCCCTAACTACATCGATGATTCCTTTGGGTTCTTGCACTATGAAACTAAACGCAACCGCCGAAATGATTCCGGTAAGTTGGGAGGAATTTAGCAAGATACATCCTTTTGCACCACCATCACAAACCAGGGGTTATCAAATTTTGTTTCAGCAGCTTGAGGCTTGGTTAGCTGAAATTACTGGGTTTGCGGGAATTTCCCTGCAACCAAATGCAGGTTCTCAAGGGGAATACGCTGGACTGTTGGTCATTCACGAATATCACGCCAGTCGTGGAGAAGCACACCGCAACATCTGTTTAATTCCCACCTCCGCACACGGAACCAACCCAGCCAGTGCGGTAATGTGTGGAATGAAGGTTGTACCAGTTGCCTGTGATGCTGACGGTAATATTGATGTAGCAGACCTCAAAGCCAAGGCCGAAAAGCACAGTAGTGAACTTGCAGCGTTGATGGTGACATATCCTTCAACTCACGGCGTATTTGAAGAAGCCATTCAAGAAATTTGTGCAGTTATACACCGTCACGGTGGACAAGTATACATGGATGGGGCAAATATGAACGCCCAAGTCGGGTTGTGTCGTCCCGGAGATATTGGTGCAGATGTTTGTCACTTAAATTTGCACAAAACCTTCTGTATTCCTCACGGTGGCGGTGGCCCTGGTATGGGGCCAATTGGTGTCGCATCCCATCTCGTACCCTTTCTCCCCGGACACACCGTAGTTCTCATCAATAAACCCACTCCCCACTCCACCGGCGCAGTCGCCGCCGCACCTTGGGGTAGTGCCAGCATCTTAGTCATTTCTTGGATGTATATTGCCATGATGGGGGCGGCTGGTTTAACCCAAGCTACGAAAGTGGCAATTCTAAATGCTAACTATATTGCCAAGAGACTAGAAAACTACTATCCAGTGTTGTACAAAGGCAAAAATAATTTAGTTGCCCATGAGTGTATTTTAGATTTGCGATCGCTCAAAAAATCCGCCAACATCGATATTGATGATGTTGCTAAACGGTTAATGGATTATGGTTTCCATGCACCGACAGTCTCCTGGCCTGTGGCTGGCACTATCATGGTGGAACCCACAGAAAGCGAATCTAAAGAAGAATTAGACCGTTTTTGCGATGCCTTGATTGCTATTCGTCAAGAAATTGCTGCCATCGAATCAGGCAAAATGGACATTGAAGACAATCTTTTGAAGAACGCACCCCACACCGCCGAAAGTCTCATCGCTGGCGAATGGACTCATCCCTATTCCCGCGAACAAGCCGCTTACCCTACACCTTGGACAAGGGAAGCAAAATTCTGGCCTAGTGTCGGTCGTATTGATGCTGCTTTTGGTGACAAAAACTTTGTCTGTGCTTGTTTACCTATGGAAGCCTACGCACAATAA
- the gcvH gene encoding glycine cleavage system protein GcvH, protein MAEYPDDLKYQDSHEYVRLDGEIATIGITEFAVRELGEIVFVELPEIGKTFAKGDELGTIESVKAVGELYSPVTGAVVESNNALIDDPELLNDDPYGEGWLLKIRVDDPSELDDALTASQYSALVEGAE, encoded by the coding sequence ATGGCTGAATATCCTGATGATTTGAAATACCAAGATAGTCATGAATACGTGCGGCTAGATGGTGAAATTGCTACCATCGGTATTACTGAATTTGCCGTCAGAGAATTGGGTGAAATCGTATTTGTAGAACTGCCAGAGATTGGTAAAACTTTTGCCAAAGGTGATGAATTAGGCACAATAGAATCAGTCAAAGCTGTTGGAGAATTGTATTCACCCGTAACCGGTGCAGTGGTAGAAAGTAATAATGCTTTGATTGATGATCCCGAATTACTGAACGATGACCCATACGGCGAAGGCTGGTTACTGAAAATACGTGTTGATGATCCCAGTGAACTAGATGATGCCCTAACTGCAAGCCAGTACAGCGCATTGGTAGAAGGTGCTGAATAA
- the gcvT gene encoding glycine cleavage system aminomethyltransferase GcvT — MANQENIAASLARTPLYQLGVELKARLTSFGGWEMPVQYSGITSEHEAVRNAAGMFDISHMGKFTLEGKKVIDQLQGLVPSDLSRLQAGQAQYTVLLNPQGGIIDDIIIYYQGEEKVAIVVNAATTAKDKTWLLQNLNLDEIQFQDLSPEKVLIALQGPQAENYLQPFVETDLQPIKAFGHLQANILGQPAFIARTGYTGEDGFEIMVDPEVGRELWRNLYNAGVVPAGLGARDTLRLEAAMALYGQDIDDNTTPLEAGLGWLVHLDTKGDFIGRSVLEQQKANGVQRRLVGLQMQGRNIARHGYQVLSAGQVVGEVTSGTISPTLGYPVALAYIPSKLAKVGQQLEVEIRGKAYPAVVVKRPFYRSKTKK; from the coding sequence GTGGCTAATCAAGAAAACATCGCCGCATCCTTGGCGCGAACTCCTTTATATCAACTGGGTGTAGAACTGAAAGCCCGCCTGACCAGCTTTGGTGGTTGGGAAATGCCTGTACAATATAGCGGTATTACCAGCGAACACGAAGCCGTGAGAAATGCTGCTGGGATGTTTGATATTTCCCACATGGGCAAATTCACCCTGGAAGGAAAAAAAGTCATTGACCAACTCCAGGGTTTAGTCCCTTCTGACTTGAGTCGCTTACAAGCGGGTCAAGCGCAATATACAGTATTGTTAAATCCCCAAGGGGGAATTATTGACGATATTATTATTTATTATCAAGGTGAAGAGAAAGTAGCGATCGTTGTCAATGCAGCGACCACAGCCAAAGACAAAACCTGGCTATTGCAAAACCTCAACTTAGATGAAATTCAATTTCAAGACCTCTCACCCGAAAAAGTCTTAATTGCCTTGCAAGGGCCACAAGCTGAGAACTATCTCCAGCCATTTGTAGAAACAGACTTACAACCAATTAAAGCCTTTGGTCATTTACAAGCAAATATACTCGGTCAACCAGCCTTCATCGCCCGTACAGGTTATACCGGCGAAGATGGCTTTGAAATTATGGTAGACCCAGAAGTAGGCAGAGAATTATGGCGTAATTTATACAACGCTGGTGTCGTCCCGGCAGGACTAGGTGCCAGAGATACCTTGCGACTTGAAGCCGCAATGGCACTTTACGGTCAAGACATCGACGATAACACCACACCCTTAGAAGCAGGTTTAGGTTGGTTAGTTCACCTCGATACCAAAGGAGACTTTATTGGTCGGTCAGTCTTAGAACAGCAAAAAGCTAACGGAGTGCAACGCCGACTCGTAGGGTTACAAATGCAAGGACGTAACATAGCCCGTCACGGCTATCAAGTTTTATCAGCCGGTCAAGTTGTTGGAGAAGTTACCAGTGGTACCATCTCTCCTACACTGGGCTATCCGGTAGCCCTAGCATATATTCCCAGCAAACTAGCAAAGGTTGGTCAACAGTTAGAAGTGGAAATTCGCGGTAAAGCCTACCCCGCAGTAGTAGTCAAACGTCCCTTCTATCGGTCAAAAACTAAAAAATGA
- a CDS encoding pentapeptide repeat-containing protein has product MKNWRILASVVLAMVLFLFPLSAEAASSSSITRSAGDEVIAKDYSGQSLMGREFTNVDLENANFSNADLRGGVFNGTVLEGVNLHGVDFSEGIAYLARFKNADLTDAILTDAMMLRSTFDNVEITGADFTNAVLDGPQVKKLCVKASGVNSRTGVDTRESLGCK; this is encoded by the coding sequence ATGAAAAATTGGCGCATACTAGCGAGTGTTGTTTTAGCGATGGTTCTATTTTTATTCCCTCTGTCGGCGGAGGCTGCTAGTTCTTCGAGTATTACCCGTTCGGCTGGGGATGAAGTGATAGCAAAGGATTATTCTGGTCAAAGTTTAATGGGTAGAGAATTTACCAATGTTGATTTAGAGAATGCTAACTTTAGCAATGCTGACTTACGCGGCGGTGTGTTTAACGGTACTGTCTTGGAAGGTGTAAATCTGCATGGTGTAGATTTTAGTGAAGGTATAGCTTACTTAGCTAGGTTCAAAAATGCTGATTTGACTGATGCAATTTTGACAGACGCAATGATGCTGCGATCGACCTTTGATAATGTTGAGATTACAGGTGCAGATTTTACGAATGCTGTGTTAGATGGGCCGCAGGTCAAAAAACTCTGCGTTAAAGCTAGTGGTGTCAATTCTAGAACAGGTGTAGATACGCGCGAGTCTTTGGGTTGTAAGTAA
- a CDS encoding DUF760 domain-containing protein: MSNLSSRQPENFMPEDINENQFWQYLQSLNRDTVVQLSKPDSPEVLHLIQQTIVAILGNLPHDRFNTMITTSREELGRLLGSAMVDGYFLRNAEQRLQIEKTFHLADEQSTNPE, translated from the coding sequence ATGAGTAATCTTTCCTCTCGCCAGCCAGAAAATTTTATGCCAGAAGATATTAATGAAAATCAGTTTTGGCAATATCTACAATCTCTCAATCGAGATACAGTTGTCCAACTATCTAAACCAGATTCCCCAGAAGTATTACATTTAATTCAACAGACAATTGTGGCAATATTAGGCAATTTGCCCCACGACAGATTTAATACTATGATTACTACTAGCCGCGAAGAATTAGGTAGGTTATTAGGTTCAGCTATGGTAGACGGCTATTTTTTACGTAATGCCGAACAAAGACTGCAAATAGAAAAAACTTTTCATTTAGCAGATGAACAATCTACAAATCCTGAGTAA
- a CDS encoding BON domain-containing protein produces the protein MKNLFPLLISSILLVGTFGCQENHQDAAKSSTNNPTSQASAKPASQTTQTTGKTPKNTTEKTVVTKNTPGAKKSEGELKTEVTKKLKAELPNNKLEVETKAGDVVIKGTATSNAELQKAEKLVKEVKGVKSVKVEAKVLIPNKI, from the coding sequence ATGAAAAACTTATTTCCGTTGCTTATCAGTAGTATTCTGTTAGTTGGTACTTTTGGTTGCCAAGAAAATCATCAAGATGCTGCTAAAAGTTCTACTAATAACCCAACTTCTCAAGCATCAGCAAAACCCGCTTCTCAAACTACTCAAACTACAGGTAAAACACCTAAAAATACAACTGAGAAAACAGTAGTAACTAAAAATACTCCTGGAGCTAAAAAGTCTGAGGGTGAATTAAAAACTGAAGTTACTAAAAAGCTGAAAGCAGAGTTACCTAATAATAAATTAGAGGTAGAGACTAAAGCAGGTGATGTCGTCATTAAAGGGACTGCGACATCGAATGCAGAGTTACAAAAAGCTGAAAAATTAGTAAAGGAAGTCAAAGGGGTGAAGAGTGTCAAAGTAGAAGCAAAAGTGCTAATACCTAATAAGATTTAA
- a CDS encoding amino acid ABC transporter substrate-binding protein has translation MISLALVAILPNAAVAETVMQKVARTGVLTAGTSKDALPFAYTDNQGKLTGYSVDMLNVIKQQLEKQLGKKIQLKLVGLTPAQRIPKIVNREVDIVCDASSFTWERDKQVDFSVSYGVTGTQLLVKSGSDIGSPESLIGKRIGVLAQTTNELAIKQVQPQAKLVYLKTRAEGYTALEEGKIDAFASDSILLEGWLQKAKNPDNFAIAPDRPLSREGIACMVPEDNSKFLDAVNYSLIKFMQGFVSGDSKYVAIFDRWFGPQGAVFLNRDLRDLTVETMQLVIEFREEIPKREL, from the coding sequence ATGATTAGTCTGGCTTTGGTAGCAATTCTGCCTAATGCGGCTGTAGCTGAGACTGTGATGCAAAAAGTTGCACGTACAGGAGTACTGACTGCTGGTACTAGTAAAGATGCCCTGCCTTTTGCATACACCGATAACCAAGGTAAATTAACTGGTTATTCGGTAGATATGTTAAATGTCATCAAACAACAATTAGAAAAACAATTAGGCAAAAAAATTCAATTAAAATTAGTCGGTTTGACTCCTGCACAGAGAATTCCAAAAATAGTTAACCGGGAAGTTGATATTGTTTGTGATGCTAGTAGTTTTACCTGGGAAAGAGATAAACAAGTCGATTTCTCGGTGAGTTATGGTGTGACGGGAACGCAATTATTAGTGAAATCAGGTAGTGATATTGGTTCGCCAGAATCGTTAATTGGGAAACGAATTGGGGTATTAGCACAAACTACAAATGAATTAGCGATTAAACAGGTACAACCCCAAGCTAAGTTGGTTTATTTGAAAACTCGTGCGGAAGGTTATACAGCTTTAGAAGAAGGCAAAATTGATGCTTTTGCGTCTGATAGCATTTTGTTGGAAGGATGGTTGCAAAAAGCGAAGAATCCTGATAATTTTGCGATCGCACCTGACAGACCTTTGTCACGAGAAGGTATCGCTTGCATGGTTCCAGAGGATAATTCTAAGTTTCTCGATGCTGTGAATTATTCTTTGATTAAGTTTATGCAAGGTTTTGTCAGCGGTGATAGTAAATATGTCGCTATTTTTGACCGTTGGTTCGGGCCGCAAGGTGCGGTTTTTCTGAATCGAGATTTGCGCGATTTGACTGTGGAAACTATGCAATTGGTAATTGAGTTTCGTGAGGAAATTCCGAAGAGAGAACTGTAA
- a CDS encoding NAD-binding protein, whose protein sequence is MEHNTTTDPNFFLVCGLGNLGQYCVYVLKEFGVKVNAIEQVNTHPWEITELPELIDKLVIGDCRQPKILEQAGIKHCRAILIVTSDERVNIAAAFAARSLNPHVRLVIRSAQDNLNDLLQDSLGNFIAFEATQLPAHSLALAALGCETRGFFNLDNHLLQVFAVSIHASHRWSHCCLSQINTSQRRVLIHVTAGQPVPKGFYQWKPDAKILPGDSIFYIEVSENIKTSPKQMNSFGQFWHEMVTETSWQNLRHKLTQFWEDSSQTRRVALVGALLLVSLFLLGTLLFKSQYPDLSWQDALNVALVLSLGGYGDVFGGQQKISFPLTWWLHLFSITTSVTSTLFVGILYALMTERVLSARFQFSKRRPRIPKTDHVVLVGMGRVGRSVAQLLQELKQPLVGVNTKDLESGMLPQMPLVLGNLNHALTKVNLSTAKSVVVVTDDEVTNLEIALKASTVNPKANLVIRTFDPCFSENIGLLLPHARIMGVYALAAEAFAGAAFGENILNLFRLHNQTILVTEYQIEAEDTLNGKLIADIAYGYRVVPIFSSES, encoded by the coding sequence ATGGAACACAATACAACAACAGATCCGAACTTTTTCTTAGTGTGTGGACTGGGGAATTTGGGACAATATTGTGTATATGTGCTGAAGGAGTTTGGCGTTAAGGTTAATGCCATTGAACAGGTAAATACTCACCCTTGGGAAATTACAGAATTACCAGAGTTAATCGATAAATTAGTGATTGGTGATTGTCGGCAACCGAAAATATTAGAACAAGCAGGGATAAAACATTGTCGGGCAATTTTGATTGTAACAAGTGATGAGCGGGTGAATATAGCGGCGGCATTTGCGGCGCGATCGCTTAATCCTCATGTGCGTTTAGTTATCCGTTCCGCCCAAGATAATCTCAACGATTTACTCCAAGACAGTTTGGGTAACTTTATCGCCTTTGAAGCCACCCAATTACCCGCCCACAGTTTAGCTTTAGCTGCATTAGGTTGTGAAACCAGAGGATTTTTTAATTTAGACAACCATTTACTCCAAGTTTTCGCAGTATCTATCCATGCTTCCCATCGCTGGAGTCATTGTTGTCTTTCGCAAATTAATACTAGCCAACGCCGCGTACTTATCCATGTCACAGCCGGTCAACCAGTACCCAAAGGTTTCTATCAATGGAAACCAGATGCAAAAATCCTCCCCGGAGATTCTATCTTCTACATTGAAGTCAGCGAAAATATCAAGACTTCCCCCAAACAAATGAACAGTTTTGGGCAATTTTGGCATGAAATGGTGACAGAAACATCATGGCAAAATCTCCGCCACAAATTAACGCAGTTTTGGGAAGACAGTAGTCAAACCCGCCGCGTTGCTTTAGTTGGGGCATTATTGTTAGTGAGTTTATTCTTGTTAGGAACACTGCTTTTCAAATCACAATATCCTGACCTTTCTTGGCAAGATGCGCTCAATGTGGCTTTGGTATTGAGTCTCGGCGGTTATGGTGATGTGTTTGGGGGACAGCAAAAAATATCTTTTCCCCTGACATGGTGGCTGCATTTATTCAGTATTACCACGAGTGTGACTAGTACGCTATTTGTTGGTATTCTCTACGCCTTAATGACCGAACGTGTATTATCTGCGAGATTTCAGTTTTCAAAACGCCGTCCCCGCATCCCCAAAACCGACCATGTAGTATTAGTGGGAATGGGGAGAGTCGGTCGGAGTGTCGCCCAGTTGTTGCAAGAACTCAAACAACCCTTGGTAGGCGTAAATACCAAAGACCTTGAATCAGGAATGTTACCCCAAATGCCTTTAGTTTTGGGAAATCTCAACCATGCTTTAACGAAAGTCAATCTTTCAACAGCAAAAAGTGTTGTGGTTGTCACCGATGATGAAGTGACAAATTTGGAAATTGCATTAAAAGCAAGTACTGTCAACCCAAAAGCTAACTTAGTTATTCGTACCTTTGACCCTTGCTTTAGCGAAAATATCGGACTGCTGTTACCTCACGCCAGAATTATGGGAGTTTACGCATTAGCCGCCGAAGCATTTGCGGGTGCAGCATTTGGGGAAAATATTTTAAATTTATTTCGTTTGCATAACCAGACAATTTTAGTTACCGAATATCAAATTGAAGCTGAGGACACCCTCAATGGCAAATTAATTGCTGATATTGCCTATGGCTATAGAGTAGTACCAATTTTTTCATCTGAGAGCTAA
- a CDS encoding acyltransferase family protein → MKNSSTPSTRLASLDVFRGIAIASMILVNNPGNWDYVYPPLDHAKWNGCTPTDLVFPFFLFIVGVAMPFSFAKYTPENRPTATVYQRIFRRGLILFALGLFLALVSLTLDWLIKGIPPDFSTLRIMGVLQRISLAYVLASLAVLNLSRRWLWILAAVILIGYWLAMQYIPVPGFGTGNLTPEGNLSGYIDRIILGKHIYRGGSFDPEGLFSTLPAVVTVFLGYFTGDWLRTQPIKSRTSVNLVIFGLIALVIGLLWGFLFPINKQLWTSSYVVFTAGWALLTLALCYELIEVRNLKNWGLPLEVMGLNAIFLFVGSGILTRILLKTNIGSSTTYNWIYDHLFRPWAGTFNGSLAFAIVMVLLWWTILYGMYRRRWFFKI, encoded by the coding sequence ATGAAAAATTCCTCTACACCCTCTACGCGCCTTGCTTCCCTAGATGTATTTCGGGGAATTGCGATCGCCTCTATGATTTTAGTGAATAATCCCGGTAATTGGGATTATGTCTATCCTCCTCTCGACCACGCCAAATGGAATGGTTGCACGCCGACAGACTTGGTTTTCCCGTTCTTTTTATTTATCGTCGGTGTCGCAATGCCATTTTCTTTCGCCAAGTACACCCCAGAAAATCGCCCCACGGCTACTGTCTATCAGCGTATTTTCCGCCGTGGTCTGATATTATTTGCCCTGGGCTTGTTCCTGGCCTTGGTTTCTTTAACCCTTGATTGGTTAATTAAAGGCATACCACCCGATTTCAGCACCCTGCGAATTATGGGAGTCTTGCAGCGCATCAGCCTTGCTTATGTACTTGCATCCCTAGCAGTTCTCAACCTTTCCCGCCGTTGGTTGTGGATATTAGCAGCTGTTATCCTCATCGGTTACTGGCTGGCGATGCAATATATCCCCGTCCCCGGCTTTGGCACAGGAAATCTCACCCCAGAAGGCAATCTCAGTGGTTACATTGACCGCATAATTCTAGGTAAGCATATTTATCGCGGCGGTTCCTTTGACCCAGAAGGTTTATTTAGTACTTTGCCAGCCGTTGTCACCGTCTTTTTGGGATATTTTACAGGCGACTGGTTACGCACTCAGCCAATTAAAAGCCGTACGAGTGTAAATTTAGTAATTTTTGGTTTAATTGCCCTAGTAATTGGATTATTGTGGGGATTTTTATTTCCCATTAATAAACAACTTTGGACAAGTTCTTATGTTGTTTTTACCGCAGGTTGGGCATTACTCACTTTAGCTTTGTGTTATGAACTCATCGAAGTCCGCAACTTGAAAAACTGGGGACTACCATTAGAAGTTATGGGACTGAATGCCATCTTTTTGTTTGTTGGTTCTGGTATACTCACCAGAATTTTACTCAAAACTAACATCGGCAGCAGCACAACCTACAACTGGATTTATGACCACCTATTTCGCCCTTGGGCTGGGACATTCAATGGTTCACTTGCATTTGCCATAGTCATGGTTTTATTGTGGTGGACAATTCTTTATGGAATGTATCGTCGCCGTTGGTTTTTCAAAATTTAG